A single Macaca mulatta isolate MMU2019108-1 chromosome 11, T2T-MMU8v2.0, whole genome shotgun sequence DNA region contains:
- the RNF41 gene encoding E3 ubiquitin-protein ligase NRDP1 — MGYDVTRFQGDVDEDLICPICSGVLEEPVQAPHCEHAFCNACITQWFSQQQTCPVDRSVVTVAHLRPVPRIMRNMLSKLQIACDNAVFGCSAVVRLDNLMSHLSDCEHNPKRPVTCEQGCGLEMPKDELPNHNCIKHLRSVVQQQQTRIAELEKTSAEHKHQLAEQKRDIQLLKAYMRAIRSVNPNLQNLEETIEYNEILEWVNSLQPARVTRWGGMISTPDAVLQAVIKRSLVESGCPASIVNELIENAHERSWPQGLATLETRQMNRRYYENYVAKRIPGKQAVVVMACENQHMGDDMVQEPGLVMIFAHGVEEI; from the exons ATGGGGTATGATGTAACCCGTTTCCAGGGGGATGTTGACGAAGATCTTATCTGCCCTATTTGCAGTGGAGTCTTGGAGGAGCCAGTACAG GCACCTCATTGTGAACATGCTTTCTGCAACGCCTGCATCACCCAGTGGTTCTCTCAGCAACAGACATGTCCAGTGGACCGTAGTGTTGTGACGGTCGCCCATCTGCGCCCGGTACCTCGGATCATGCGGAACATGCTGTCAAAGCTGCAGATTGCCTGTGACAACGCTGTGTTTGGCTGTAGTGCCGTTGTCCGGCTTGACAACCTCATGTCTCACCTCAGCGACTGTGAGCACAACCCGAAACGGCCTGTGACCTGTGAACAGGGCTGTGG CCTGGAGATGCCCAAAGATGAGCTGCCCAACCATAACTGCATTAAGCACCTGCGCTCAGTGGTACAGCAGCAGCAGACACGCATCGCAGAGCTGGAGAAGACGTCAGCTGAACACAAACACCAGCTGGCGGAGCAG AAGCGAGACATCCAGCTGCTAAAGGCATACATGCGTGCAATCCGCAGTGTCAACCCCAACCTTCAGAACCTGGAGGAGACAATTGAATACAACGAGATCCTAGA GTGGGTGAACTCCCTTCAGCCAGCAAGAGTGACCCGCTGGGGAGGGATGATCTCGACTCCTGATGCCGTGCTCCAGGCTGTAATCAAGCGCTCCCTGGTGGAGAGTGGCTGTCCTGCTTCTATTGTCAACGAGCTGATTGAAAATGCCCATGAGCGTAGCTGGCCCCAGGGTCTGGCCACACTAGAGACTAGACAGATGAACCGACGCTACTATGAGAACTACGTGGCCAAGCGCATCCCTGGCAAGCAGGCTGTTGTCGTGATGGCCTGTGAGAACCAACATATGGGTGATGACATGGTGCAGGAGCCAGGCCTTGTCATGATATTTGCTCATGGCGTGGAAGAGATATAG